From the genome of Bacillota bacterium:
ACTGCAGCCGGCGCAACTGCAGCGGACGCGACTACTGCGGGTTGATCACAGGCACTCTTGCGACAATAACAGCCGCCTAATCGCCCTTGCCGCCCGGCCGCGGTGGCTGACTTCGTTCTTCTCTTCCATGGTCATCTCGGCGAAGGTCTTGCCCGACGGCTCGTGGTAGAAGACGGGATCGAAGCCATGGCCGCCGGTCCCACGCGGTGCCTCGGTGATCCGCCCTTCGCAGCTCTCTTGGACGGCCAGGGTCCGCGGGACGTCGCCGCAGGCGTCGCGCGGCCAGACAACGGCGATGGCGGCTTGAAAACGGGCCGTCCGAAGCGGCGGCGGCACGTCCTTGAGAAGCTCCAGCAGCTTATCGATGCGATCGGCGTCGTTGGCTCGCGGTCCGGCAAAGCGGGCGGAGTGGATCCCCGGGCGGCCGCCGAGGGCGTCGACCTCCAGCCCGGAATCATCGGCCAGGGCGATCTCGCCGGTATAGGCGGCCACCTGGCGCGCCTTGGCCAGGGCGTTCTCGGCGAAGGAAGAGCCATCCTCGGCTACTTCCGGAGCGTTGGGATAGGCCCCCAGGCCGACGACCGCGAGGGGCAGGTCGGCCAGGAGTTCCCGGAACTCTCGCTCCTT
Proteins encoded in this window:
- a CDS encoding XTP/dITP diphosphatase gives rise to the protein MRRLVLATRNQGKEREFRELLADLPLAVVGLGAYPNAPEVAEDGSSFAENALAKARQVAAYTGEIALADDSGLEVDALGGRPGIHSARFAGPRANDADRIDKLLELLKDVPPPLRTARFQAAIAVVWPRDACGDVPRTLAVQESCEGRITEAPRGTGGHGFDPVFYHEPSGKTFAEMTMEEKNEVSHRGRAARAIRRLLLSQECL